Below is a window of Sulfurisphaera ohwakuensis DNA.
TCAGTTACTAGAGGAGGGACTGCTTTGAAGGGCTTCAATATTTCTGGCAAATTACCCTCTAATGGTTCTGCTGGTATTTCAATTACTTTCTCCGCATTCCATTTACCGTCTTCATAATACCATAACCAAATGGAACTGCTTAAGTCCTTAAGGCTTACTACCATATTTATGAAACCCATTAGTTTTGTAGGGTCGTGTAGGGGTCTCAACTCTAATGCCATTCTGTTCTCTTCACCTAATGTTAAGCTGTGTAGTTTCTTCCTCTTCCTTAAATCCCAGAAGTGAACCCTATTCCCGTATCTGTCCTTTAGATGTTCTAATTTTAGACCGTCTTCAATTGTATTTGGGACTGCCCATTCACTGCTTACTAAAACTTCATTGGGCAAATTCCACCAAAAGTCGTAAGCTAAATACTGGTCTCCCCTATCTATTTCCCATTTGCCTAATGGTTCGAAACTGTAATGGTCTAACATTAATATCCCTCCGGGTCCTTCTCCTTCCTCGTTTCCAAGTGCACTTATGTAGATAGCGTCTGGTCCACAATGGACTGTATGGAGTCTGGAATAACCACTGACTTTTTTGACTTCTTCCGGTTCTATCACCTTAATTATTTTAGGCTCTCTGGGATTAGGTTTAGTGTCAATAATGTATATTCTAGAGGATCTTAAACCTGGGACTATAAGGAACCTTCTTTCAATGTTAGGTTTACCGTTTGGGCATAGAGCTGAACTACAAGCATTCCATCCAAAGTGGTGTAATTCATCGTTGATGTATGGTAATTCCACTTTGTGGACTATCTTTGAGTATGTCTCGGACTTGGGGTTTACGTCAACTACTGCTATAAAATCAGCTCTGTTAATCCCAGTACCAGTATATAGGCATGCTACGTAAGCTAAATCTTCTGGAGGAGCTTTCATAGCCATTTTAGGTGATGGGTAAAATGTTGGGTCTCTTTTGAAAGGGACTATAGCCATTAATTATATTTTGTTATATAATTTATTAAGGTTTATTGTGAGTGCAATAATATCAACTATTTTACACAATTAACTTTTATATTTCCGCTTAGTAAAATGTAGTTTCGATTTTAAGTCAAAAAGGCATAATTTTATGGCTAGAAATCGTTTTCATATTCTGTTTATCTTTACGTATTACTTTCTATCTGATATAAAATAAAGATTTAAGAGGAAGAATTGGATAGTTGTTAGTAGGATATAGTTAACTAAATTAACTTTTCACTGTTTATGATTTTTACTATATCTATGTTAATTGGAATCACTAGATAGTTATTTTTAAATTATAGAATAGAAATATAAATTACAAATTGCTAAGATCAAAGAGAGACTATTCCCAAACAGTCATTAATCTCGAAAAGTATTTATAAAAAGTTTTATCTAATACGACTTATCGAAAAAGACAAGAGAGGATGTAGTAGGTGTTATTATAGAAAATGATTTAGTTTAAGGGATTTATTGTTGTTGTATAATTAACACTATAACCATTATCTATTTGATAGAATTATAAGCTATTTATTCTATTTTTCTTGTGATAAACACAGATAACGATTATATTAATTTAACATAGATTATACGAAATTGACTTCTTTATCGCCCTTAGGGCAGTGAAGAAGTCAGATATTTAAACGGAGAATAAAAATGACTTAAGCATTCAATAAGAATTACGCATCTGAAATTTCCAAATCATAAATGCTTTTGTGGGATGCTTCAATTTTCTCATTTATGAAGTTAAAAGTTTAGTTATAAAGTTAACAGATTATGATTTTCTTCAATAATTTATAGACTTAAAATAGTTATTTGGTATCGTTCTACCTTATCTCGTATTAATGCCTATAGATTTATTCTCTTTAAAAATGGATAGGGAAAGCATTACGTTAACTTGTTGATTTTTCATTAATTAAGTAACATAAACCCAATATCTAAACGGATCTTACTCTAAACTTGTGGCAATATCAAGGTAATTATAGTAAGACTTTTTTCTTACAAAGGTTATTAGAGTTTCATGGATTTACAAAACATCTTGGAAAACAATGATAGAGTATTTAAGTTTTTAGAGGTTAAGATCTTAGATGTAAAGCCAGGTTATTCTAAGATTCAAATTCCTTATAAGGAAGAGTTCTGTAGGAGAGGTAATGTGTTAAACGGTGGAATTATAATGACTGCTATCGATTTTGCTGGAGGTTTAGCTACTTTATCTGTAAATGATGGAATAGACCAAGTTACTCAAGAGTTAAAGGTTAACTTTCTCGAACCCATGTATAGGGGACCATTTACTGTTGAAGGTAAGGTGGTAAGAAAAGGAAGGACTGCTGTTGTAGTACAAATAGAGTTTAGGGATAGTGAAGGAAAATTAGGTGCTATAGCCTTAGGTACTTGGTATATAATAAGGGATAGGACAGTTAAAAAGGAAGGAGGATAATAAAACGTTACATGTTTTTAACTAATTCTCTGATCACTTTCTTATCTAACTTCCCCGTACTAGTTTTTGGTAATTCATTAACGAATAATACCTTATCCGGTATCCACCATTTGGGGAATCTGTTTAGTGAGAGAAGGTACTCTTTGATCTCGCTTTCTGTGATTTTACCTTGATATTCCTTTTTAGGTACAACTAGAGCAACGGGTCTCTCTCCCCATTTTTCGTCTTTAACAGCAACAACAGCGGCCTCAAAGACTTTATAATAGCTCATTATCGCGTTCTCAAGATCTATACTGGAAATCCATTCGCCTCCGCTTTTTATTAAATCCTTAGCCCTATCTACTATTTTTATATAACCATATTTATCAATCGTAGCTATATCTCCAGTCTTTAACCAAATTCTGTTGTCAATAACTCTGAATGTTTCTTTACTCTTTTCCGCTTCTTTATAATATTCTTTTGCAACCCATGCACCGCTAACCCATAGTTCTCCAATGCTCTCACCATCCCACGGAAGTTCTTTCTCATTATCTAAACTAACTAATTTCATTTCAATTCCGGGTAAAGGAATTCCTTGACTACTTATCTTTTCTTGATCTTGATTAACTGTTGTTATTGCCTCTGTTTCTGTCATTCCCCATGCGTGATATAATCTAATACCCATTTTGTTAAATTTCTCTGCTATAATTCTTGGTGGCTCAGCACCGCCAGTTACTACGGTCTTTAATGACGAAATATTATAATTCTCCTTCTCTATAAAGTTCAAGAAGTCTATCCAAATTGTTGGAGCGGCAGCTGCAATGGTAACTTTTTCCTTTTCTATTAGTTCAGCTAAATCCTTAGAAGTTGGTCTAGGACCGGGTAATACTAGTTTAGCACCGGTCATTAGTGCTGAGAACGGTAAGTCCCAACCATTTATATGGAACATTGGTACAACGACTAATAGTGTATCGTTTCTTGATATTCCAACTGCATCTTTAGCTAATAGGGTTAGTGAATGTATATAGATGGATCTGTGAGTATACATTATCCCTTTAGGTTTCCCAGTTGTTCCAGAAGTGTAACATATAACTGCTTCATCTTTTTCATCAAGTTGGGGAAAACTGTCTATTGGTTTTTGCATTTCTACTGCCTTGTCAAAGTTCTCGTCAAGATAAAATATTCCGCTAAGAGACGTCTTTAGTTTGCTGATCTCGAATTCTGGAGAAGTAAACACAAATTTGTCACCTGCGTGATTGATTACATATTCAATCTCGTTGGGATGAAATCTTACGTTTATTGTATGTAGAATATAACCCATATTTGTTGTGGCAAAATAAAGTTCTAGATGTCTTCTTGTATTCCATTCAATCGAGGCAACTTTATCCCCTTTTTCTAATTTCAAGCTCTTTAAAAAGGAAGAGAGTTTTCTTACCCTTAAGGCAAATTCCCTATAACTCATCTTTTCAATTTTGTTAGACCTAGAGACTATCTCACTTTCTGGGTATAATTTTTCAACTCGCCAAAAAATGTGTTGGATTGTTAAGGGGAAATCGTACATATTAAATA
It encodes the following:
- a CDS encoding selenium-binding family protein translates to MAIVPFKRDPTFYPSPKMAMKAPPEDLAYVACLYTGTGINRADFIAVVDVNPKSETYSKIVHKVELPYINDELHHFGWNACSSALCPNGKPNIERRFLIVPGLRSSRIYIIDTKPNPREPKIIKVIEPEEVKKVSGYSRLHTVHCGPDAIYISALGNEEGEGPGGILMLDHYSFEPLGKWEIDRGDQYLAYDFWWNLPNEVLVSSEWAVPNTIEDGLKLEHLKDRYGNRVHFWDLRKRKKLHSLTLGEENRMALELRPLHDPTKLMGFINMVVSLKDLSSSIWLWYYEDGKWNAEKVIEIPAEPLEGNLPEILKPFKAVPPLVTDIDISLDDKFLYLSLWGIGEVRQYDISNPFKPVLTGKVKLGGIFHRADHPAGYKLTGAPQMLEISRDGRRVYVTNSLYSTWDNQFYPEGLKGWMVKLNANPSGGLEIDKEFFVDFGEARSHQVRLSGGDASSDSYCYP
- a CDS encoding PaaI family thioesterase, giving the protein MDLQNILENNDRVFKFLEVKILDVKPGYSKIQIPYKEEFCRRGNVLNGGIIMTAIDFAGGLATLSVNDGIDQVTQELKVNFLEPMYRGPFTVEGKVVRKGRTAVVVQIEFRDSEGKLGAIALGTWYIIRDRTVKKEGG
- a CDS encoding long-chain fatty acid--CoA ligase, whose amino-acid sequence is MYDFPLTIQHIFWRVEKLYPESEIVSRSNKIEKMSYREFALRVRKLSSFLKSLKLEKGDKVASIEWNTRRHLELYFATTNMGYILHTINVRFHPNEIEYVINHAGDKFVFTSPEFEISKLKTSLSGIFYLDENFDKAVEMQKPIDSFPQLDEKDEAVICYTSGTTGKPKGIMYTHRSIYIHSLTLLAKDAVGISRNDTLLVVVPMFHINGWDLPFSALMTGAKLVLPGPRPTSKDLAELIEKEKVTIAAAAPTIWIDFLNFIEKENYNISSLKTVVTGGAEPPRIIAEKFNKMGIRLYHAWGMTETEAITTVNQDQEKISSQGIPLPGIEMKLVSLDNEKELPWDGESIGELWVSGAWVAKEYYKEAEKSKETFRVIDNRIWLKTGDIATIDKYGYIKIVDRAKDLIKSGGEWISSIDLENAIMSYYKVFEAAVVAVKDEKWGERPVALVVPKKEYQGKITESEIKEYLLSLNRFPKWWIPDKVLFVNELPKTSTGKLDKKVIRELVKNM